CCGGACGATCTGAGGAAGAAGGCTCATGGTCATTTGAAATCGCTACAGCGCAACCAGAAAAAGGTACGCTCGTTCTTTGACGAGCCGAATGTACGTTATGCCGCATAATCATGTCGCCTTACTAACGACTTCCTTAGTATCTCCCTCGTGTCGCACGACATGCGCGGGCCGTTGGGGAGCGTGATGGCCCTCCTGGGGATGCTGGCGGAGAAGGCACGGTATAATCTGGACGAGGCGAAGCAGGCGGAGTTAGTGTCGAAATCGCACAAAAGCCTCGGCGGCCTTGTGGATATGATCGATCAATTGCTCGATTTAAGCCGGCTGCAAACGGGCAGGCTATCGGTGATAAAAAGGCCCATCGCGGTGCGCGATCTTGCCATCTCCTCGTTTGGGCATTACGCCACGCTCGCGGATAAAAAAGGGATACGGTTTGTCAACGAAGTTCCCCCCGGCATGAAGGTCTTCGCCGACGGCGCGCTTATTTCCGAAGTGCTGAATAACCTTGTTTCGAACGCCGTGAAATTCTGCCGCGAAGGCGACAGCGTTACCGTGGGGGCCGCCGATCCCCACACCATTATGGTGAAAGACGGCGGCATCGGCATACCGGCATCGATCCTGCCCGATTTGTTTAAACCGGAGGTGAAAACCACCACTATCGGGACAGGCGGCGAAAAGGGAACCGGTTTGGGGCTTCCCTACTGCAAAGAGATCATGGTGGCGCACGGCGGCGCTGTAACGGTGGAATCGGTTGAGGGGTGGGGGGCCGTTTTCTCCATCCGGTTCGCGCCGGTGCGGCCGGTTGTTCTGGTGGTGGACGATCAAGAGGTGCAGCGCGCCATTATGAGAAAGCATATTCTGGAAATGAAGGATGTGGAAATCATCGAAGCTGCAAACGGGCTGGAGGCGCTGGAGATTTTAAAAACCACCGAGGTCGTGCTGGTGATTACCGACCTTGGCATGCCAGTGATGGACGGGTTTACCTTGCTCACGGAGATACGGGGAAATCCGCTGCTGCAAACGCTTCCCGTTATCGTTAACAGCGCCGTTTCCTCTTCCACGGGGGTCAGCGGCGAACTGATCGACGTGCGGCGCAAGGTGTTTGAATTGGGGGCGGACGATTTCATCGCCAAACCGATAGTGCCGGAAGACTTTATTCCGCGCATTATCCGCTACCTCGGCTGAGCGGACGGCGGTTCAGGCGTTTTGGCGGATGATTTCCATCGGATCGATCACGTCGGTCACGCGGATGCCGAACCGTTCGTTCACCACCACCACTTCGCCGCGGGCGGTGAGCAGTCCGTTGATGTAGATTTCCATCGGCTCTCCCACCAGTTTGTGCAGTTCGACGACGGCGCCGTCTTTCAGCTTCAGTATTTCGCGGACGGTTATTTTGGTGCGCCCCAACTCGGTGCTGACGGTCAGCGGGATGTCGAGGTACTGGTCGAGTTCCTTCGTGATGGAGGCGAGCGCGTTTTTTTCCTCTTCGGTCTTTTCGCTGACCGCCCGGTTCTCTTCTTCCAGACCCTCTTTTATTACTGGCCGTTCTTCATCGTCCACCGTCAGGCCCCCTTTTTCATTTCTTCAATATACCGCATTCGCAGCTCATACAGAACCGAATCAAGCAGGTGGGTCTCGTCGGCGTCGAGGTTCCCTTTGGTTTTCTCGGCGAGGATTCCCAGGATGTCTATCGACTGTTTGGCCAACTCAAGGTTGCGCGGGATAAGGCCGGACACCGGGTCGGTATAGCCGCCCAAGTTCATGGCGGCGGAGGTGGAAAGGGAAAGGACGAAAGTGGAGAAATTGATCGCCGGGGGTGCGTTGCGCTTGCCAGCCTCGGCGGCGTGGGCGTCCCGCCCCGCGGTCTCTTCGGCACCGGCTGTCCGGCGCCGGTCGTTTATGGTGAAGCTTTTGTCTTCAGCCATTCCGGTATGGAATTAATCCAGGTGTTCCGCGTTTAAGGTAAGGGTTTGGCGCTCCTCGACGATATGCTTGATGGCAATCTTGCCTTCAACGATTTCCTTAAGCGAAATGTCGAACAGGGAGAGACCTTCCGATTCAACCATCGGCTCGGCGCCGCCTTGCAGTTGGCGCATGCGGTGAACCATCGCGTTGACGAGGAGATAGCGCTCCGGAACCGCGGCCAGCGCTTTTGCATACATCTTTAAATCGAACATTTTGAATCCTCGCAGTGTTATAAGGAAGTATACCGTAAAACGGGGTGTTATTCCAGTTTTCCGAATTGGAACCCGCCGCCGGGAGCGCTTTCCTCGGCGTTTTTCTCCATCTCGGTCTGGCAGTCGATGCAGTATTTCACAAACGGCCGCGCCTTGAGCCGCTTGGTTTCTATCTCCAGTTCGCAGTTTTCACAGATACCGTACGATCCCTTGTGGAGTTTTTCAATCGATTCATCGATGAGGATGATTTCCCGCGATGCGCGGTTGCGGATCGTCATCGACATTTCCTGCTCGACGACCGATTCCGCGATATCCATATCGTCGCCGTGCCCCAGATCGAGGTTTTCCAGCCCCTTCTGGCCGGTGTGGCCTTCCAGCGCGACTAACTCGTCCCTGCGCTTCAGCAACGCACCCATAAGGTCTTTGTACTCTTTCTTCATTTACGCTAGTCCTTTACCCTATTGTTTTCGGTCAACTTGCGGCTGGTGGAACCGCCGTTCCCGGTTAGGGACGCGCATATGCGCGCCAAGAAACCGTGTAATTATGCCATATTTTTTTTTGAAATCAACGACAAAGTTTATTATTTTATAAACCGGCGACCGCCTTCCTTAAATTAACATGCGGGCGTTTTTGAACCCTTTTTCGAGGCGTTGCCTCTACCCTCTCAACGGAGATATTAACAACTAAAGGAAAAGCGGGGAATACCAATGCTCGATAGTGCCAGTTGGCCGCTTTTGATTTTGTTTGCCGTCTTGATGGCGATTGCCCCCTGGCCGATGGGGCCGGAGCCGCACCTCATCGAAAAGCTGCGGATGCTTACGCAGGGAACGCTGCGAAAGCCGATAGACATATTTGACCTTTTGCTGCACAGCGCTCCGATAGTCTTCATTATCGCAAAAGCGTGGAAAGATTTCGGCTCCGCTTAATCCGGTTTTGAAAGGGCCGGGCGGTGCCGCCGCGCGCATTTTTTTACCGGTACCGGCGTTTGGCGGTATAGAATCGCCCCATGTGTGTGTGGAGTGATGACCGGAAGAAGGGGTTGTTCGTCCTCATCGAGGGGCTGGACGGAGCGGGGAAGAGCACGCAGGCGCAAAAGCTGGTGGAACGCTTCCGCGAGGCGGGGTACGACGCGCTCTACCTGAAAGAGCCGACCAACGGCGTGTGGGGCCAAAAGATACGGCAGATAGCCGCAAACGGGCGGGACGGCGTCACCCGCGAAGAGGAACTCTCCTATTTCATCAACGACCGCGAGGAAGACAGCAGGCAAAACATCATTCCCGCCCTCACGGCGGGCAAGATCGTGGTGATGGACCGCTATATTCCCAGCAACATGGCATATCAGGGGGCGCTCGGCTTTGACATAAAGGTCATCGCGGAAATGAACGGGCATTTTCCCCAGCCGGATATAACCTTTTTCCTGGACATCAAGCCGGAAGAGGGCCTTAAACGGGTGGAAGACCGGGGCGGGGCGAACATCGGCTTCGAGAAGATCGAATTCCTGAATGAGGTTTACCGCATATTCAACGGTCCCGGTTTTGAGATGATGATACGCATCGACGCCAAGCAGGCGATGGATACGGTCGGCGATCAGATATGGAGCCGCGTATCGCCGTTACTCAACCAGCGGGGGCTGTAGCCCGCCTTTTTCGCCCCTGTTCCCCAACCGGTGCGACTGGCTATTTGCCGAGCCGTTTGTAGTTGGCATAGGTGGGGAGCCACATCAGGTCGCGGATCACTTTTTCCGGATCCGAGCCGTGGGCTGCTTGCGCCACGCCATCTTCCACCGCCCGTTTGTACACGGCCACCGCCACTTTATGCGAAACCTCGAAGATGTCCTGCACCGGGGGAAAGATGATCCGCGCCGCCAGCCGCTCTTCCGTTACGCAGGCGGCCAATGCGTGGGCCGCGGCGGTCATCATGCCATCGGTGATCTTTCGCGCTTTGGCCACCAAAGTTCCCAGGCCGAGGCCGGGGAAGATGAAAGCGTTATTTCCCTGCCCCACCTCCATCTCGCGTCCGTTCACCGTGACCGAGCCAAAGGGGGAGCCGGAGGCGACGATGGCCCTGCCATTTGTTTGCAACAGAACCTTGCGCGGGTCGGTTTCCGATTTCGATGTGGGGTTCGATAGGGTAAAGATGAGCGGTTCGGGGTCATTGGCCATCATCAGGTTGACGATCTTTTCGTCGAATGCGCCGGTCTGCCCCGAAACGCCGATAAGGACGTTGATCCTGCCGTGGCGGATGGTTTCGGCCATCGTCAGTTCATGCACGTTGTCGCGTATCCAGCTTCCGGTGATCCGTTCCGGCTTGGCGAATTCCTTTTTATATTCTTCCAGCCCTTCGCGCCCGGCGGTGACAAGGCCGGCGCTATCCACCAGAAACACATGGTCACAGGCCTCTTCATGGCTTAAGCCGGCGTTTTTCAGGCCATCGCGTATCTGCCGCGCGATGCCGCCGCCGGCGGCCCCCGCGCCGTAAATCAGATAG
This Nitrospinota bacterium DNA region includes the following protein-coding sequences:
- a CDS encoding hybrid sensor histidine kinase/response regulator, which produces MSHDMRGPLGSVMALLGMLAEKARYNLDEAKQAELVSKSHKSLGGLVDMIDQLLDLSRLQTGRLSVIKRPIAVRDLAISSFGHYATLADKKGIRFVNEVPPGMKVFADGALISEVLNNLVSNAVKFCREGDSVTVGAADPHTIMVKDGGIGIPASILPDLFKPEVKTTTIGTGGEKGTGLGLPYCKEIMVAHGGAVTVESVEGWGAVFSIRFAPVRPVVLVVDDQEVQRAIMRKHILEMKDVEIIEAANGLEALEILKTTEVVLVITDLGMPVMDGFTLLTEIRGNPLLQTLPVIVNSAVSSSTGVSGELIDVRRKVFELGADDFIAKPIVPEDFIPRIIRYLG
- the fliN gene encoding flagellar motor switch protein FliN: MTVDDEERPVIKEGLEEENRAVSEKTEEEKNALASITKELDQYLDIPLTVSTELGRTKITVREILKLKDGAVVELHKLVGEPMEIYINGLLTARGEVVVVNERFGIRVTDVIDPMEIIRQNA
- a CDS encoding DUF1844 domain-containing protein; the encoded protein is MAEDKSFTINDRRRTAGAEETAGRDAHAAEAGKRNAPPAINFSTFVLSLSTSAAMNLGGYTDPVSGLIPRNLELAKQSIDILGILAEKTKGNLDADETHLLDSVLYELRMRYIEEMKKGA
- a CDS encoding DNA-directed RNA polymerase subunit omega, translating into MYAKALAAVPERYLLVNAMVHRMRQLQGGAEPMVESEGLSLFDISLKEIVEGKIAIKHIVEERQTLTLNAEHLD
- a CDS encoding TraR/DksA family transcriptional regulator gives rise to the protein MKKEYKDLMGALLKRRDELVALEGHTGQKGLENLDLGHGDDMDIAESVVEQEMSMTIRNRASREIILIDESIEKLHKGSYGICENCELEIETKRLKARPFVKYCIDCQTEMEKNAEESAPGGGFQFGKLE
- the tmk gene encoding dTMP kinase, encoding MCVWSDDRKKGLFVLIEGLDGAGKSTQAQKLVERFREAGYDALYLKEPTNGVWGQKIRQIAANGRDGVTREEELSYFINDREEDSRQNIIPALTAGKIVVMDRYIPSNMAYQGALGFDIKVIAEMNGHFPQPDITFFLDIKPEEGLKRVEDRGGANIGFEKIEFLNEVYRIFNGPGFEMMIRIDAKQAMDTVGDQIWSRVSPLLNQRGL